One genomic region from Leptolyngbyaceae cyanobacterium JSC-12 encodes:
- a CDS encoding putative RNA-binding protein (IMG reference gene:2510095746~PFAM: R3H domain) encodes MDIEREQRGQQWLQELLNLSGIAAKVSAESNPAFWEDSCWLVIDESSLTDEQVAQLIGADGRVLDAIQYLANTTLNLGVPPEQQGAFTVDLAGYREQRYRELKAIAEQAAETARETGQEVELKSLSAAERRQVHTILKEQTDLKTYSRGQEPDRRLVVRVLED; translated from the coding sequence ATGGATATTGAACGAGAACAACGTGGGCAGCAATGGTTACAAGAACTGTTGAATCTGTCGGGCATTGCTGCAAAGGTAAGTGCTGAGAGTAATCCTGCTTTTTGGGAAGATAGCTGCTGGCTGGTAATTGATGAGTCTAGCTTGACGGATGAGCAAGTGGCTCAATTGATCGGTGCCGATGGTCGTGTGCTTGATGCAATTCAGTATCTTGCAAATACGACGCTGAATTTGGGAGTTCCACCAGAACAGCAAGGCGCATTTACAGTTGATCTGGCGGGTTATCGGGAACAGCGATATCGTGAGCTGAAGGCGATCGCAGAGCAAGCGGCTGAAACAGCACGGGAAACGGGGCAAGAAGTTGAACTGAAATCTCTGTCTGCGGCAGAGCGTCGTCAGGTACATACAATTCTCAAGGAGCAAACCGATTTAAAAACCTATAGCCGTGGTCAGGAGCCAGACCGCCGGTTGGTGGTTCGTGTATTGGAAGATTAA
- a CDS encoding membrane protein insertase, YidC/Oxa1 family, C-terminal domain (IMG reference gene:2510095745~PFAM: 60Kd inner membrane protein~TIGRFAM: membrane protein insertase, YidC/Oxa1 family, C-terminal domain), which produces MDFGVGFLSNNIMLPILDFFYGIVPSYGLAIVALTLVIRFALYPLSAGSIRNMRRMKVVQPVMQKRQQEIRERYKNDPAKQQEEMAKVMQELGNPLAGCFPLLLQMPVLFALFATLRGSPFSDVPYNINFQILPKEQIEQIQPQAYTTKPQNIFIADNVHAPISAIAPGGTKLAVGETTKIEFQTAEGKPIGELLQEHPDFASKLTPRFEVVSGAERVKINENGTIEALQPGDVTIKTIIPGLAADKGFLFIDKLGHVGAIDPDGTIHWDIVAMIVSFGVSIYINQLLSGQGGSSAASANPSQETVNKITPILFSGMFLFFPLPAGVLMYMVIANIFQTVQTFLLSREPLPEEILKLVEAEEKTAEKAAAKKEGKDSLPFEPGRKKKAQS; this is translated from the coding sequence ATGGACTTTGGAGTAGGGTTTCTTTCCAACAACATCATGTTGCCAATCCTGGACTTTTTTTACGGGATTGTGCCAAGTTACGGTTTAGCGATCGTTGCATTGACATTGGTCATTCGCTTTGCGCTCTACCCACTGAGTGCAGGCTCTATCCGCAATATGCGCCGCATGAAAGTGGTTCAACCCGTCATGCAGAAGCGGCAACAGGAGATTCGGGAACGTTACAAGAATGACCCTGCCAAGCAGCAAGAAGAAATGGCAAAAGTCATGCAGGAACTGGGAAACCCTCTCGCAGGCTGCTTCCCTTTATTACTGCAAATGCCAGTGTTGTTTGCCCTGTTTGCAACGTTGAGAGGTTCGCCATTTTCTGACGTTCCTTACAACATCAATTTCCAGATTTTGCCGAAAGAGCAGATCGAGCAAATTCAACCCCAGGCTTACACGACAAAACCGCAAAACATTTTCATCGCAGACAATGTTCATGCACCGATTTCTGCGATCGCCCCTGGTGGTACTAAATTAGCAGTAGGCGAAACCACCAAGATTGAGTTTCAAACTGCTGAAGGTAAACCCATTGGTGAATTGCTGCAAGAACATCCTGATTTCGCCTCTAAGCTCACACCTCGATTTGAAGTCGTCAGTGGTGCAGAGCGAGTCAAAATCAATGAAAACGGCACAATCGAAGCGTTGCAGCCAGGGGATGTGACGATCAAGACAATTATTCCAGGTCTAGCAGCCGATAAAGGCTTTCTCTTTATTGACAAGTTGGGACACGTGGGCGCGATTGATCCAGATGGCACAATCCACTGGGACATCGTCGCTATGATTGTTTCTTTTGGTGTCAGCATTTACATTAACCAACTCCTGTCTGGGCAGGGCGGCAGCTCTGCAGCTTCAGCAAATCCGAGCCAGGAGACGGTGAACAAAATTACGCCGATTCTGTTTTCTGGGATGTTTTTATTCTTCCCGCTGCCAGCTGGTGTGTTGATGTATATGGTGATTGCTAACATCTTTCAAACTGTCCAAACCTTCTTGTTATCACGAGAACCATTGCCAGAAGAAATCCTGAAACTGGTTGAAGCGGAGGAGAAAACCGCAGAAAAGGCTGCTGCGAAGAAGGAAGGAAAAGATAGCTTACCGTTTGAGCCAGGTCGGAAGAAGAAAGCCCAGAGTTAA
- a CDS encoding putative metal-binding protein (possibly nucleic-acid binding; IMG reference gene:2510095747~PFAM: Uncharacterized ACR, COG1399) gives MEPIHIPELMRAPEQTETIGFNEGIADLETLTPVQGVLRVSHRGNFLEVSARAETIITLACDRCLQQYNYRLSIQPSELIWLDESVNDEVNPILLDQDLEVGDLVETLSPQGYFDPETWLYEQLCLEIPQRKLCDAQCQGIEVPQADFSQPIVDRRWARLEAFRNQLLDKNLSDKN, from the coding sequence ATGGAACCGATTCATATTCCTGAATTAATGAGGGCACCTGAGCAAACGGAAACCATTGGGTTTAATGAGGGGATTGCTGACTTGGAAACATTAACCCCAGTGCAGGGTGTGCTTCGGGTAAGTCATCGCGGCAACTTTTTGGAAGTTAGTGCTCGGGCTGAGACAATTATTACGCTTGCGTGTGATCGCTGCTTGCAGCAATATAACTATCGGCTATCAATTCAGCCATCAGAGCTAATCTGGCTGGATGAGTCAGTAAATGATGAGGTGAATCCTATTTTGCTAGACCAGGATCTGGAAGTGGGGGATTTGGTAGAAACGCTATCACCACAAGGTTACTTTGATCCTGAGACTTGGCTTTACGAACAACTTTGCTTAGAAATTCCTCAACGCAAACTCTGTGATGCTCAATGTCAGGGCATTGAAGTCCCCCAAGCTGATTTTTCTCAACCTATCGTAGATCGGCGCTGGGCGAGGTTAGAAGCATTTCGCAACCAACTGTTAGATAAAAATTTATCAGATAAGAATTAA